The genomic stretch TTATTCCTTACTGTATTGGGGGTTCCCCAAAGAAAGGTTAGCCATTCTAAATGGTTCCATTGCAGATTTAACCGTAGCAGGTAGTATATTTACAACTCCATCCTATACGTATGCTAATAGCAATCGAGCTGGGAGTATCAAAACTCTTTACCGGGACCATACTGTTTTGCAACTCACAATTGGAGATTTAATTCATGCAGTGAAAAATGGGAACACAAATCTGGAAGAGGTAGATCCAATTCCAGCAGAAGGTTTTTTTCTGATTGATGGCAGACCAAATGCTTCTTATACGGGAACTACCAACTCAACTGCAGCTGGATCTAAGTATGCAAACTGTACTGCTAAAACAAATTCAACCTTTGTTACGAATACTTGTGTGGTTACTTATGAAGGACGAGTTAAGTCTGCTACAAATTTGATCCCTACAGATTTGTATGACGGAACAACCTTCCAATTCAAATCCTTTGCCCAACTCCAAACGTATCTAAACAATACAGGATACCCAACGAACAAACAAATTTATGTTTATGGGGAGGACGCAAACAAAGGATCCCTAGCTTGGTTTGTATTACACCAAATTCTTGGCAACCCAACAAGGTTATATGAAGGAGGATGGAAACAATTTGGCGCACTGGGACTTCGAACACCGCCTTCTGGTACAAGCCCAAGTGCCATCACACAACCGGCTTCTTATTGGAGGACAGACATTGTTACACTTTCGGAAAGTAATACGACAAATGCAGACAACAATGTTCCCAATTACCAACTGGATATATCAAGACAATATTCAAAAACAGCAAACAAACTGAGAACAGAAGACAAAGCATTTTTACGAGGAACTTCTACTGGTGGATCGTCTGGTGGAAGTGGCGGTGCACCTTCCGGCGGCGGTGGAAATGCTTGCGGAGGATAATCCTTATCGTATTGTTTACGAATAGGTATGCGATATCTGAACTTCCAACTTACGAACATTCTCCTTTTGGTCCCAATGTTCGTAAGTTGCTCTGACTCAAATTTTTTGGAGTCTCACTGGAACCATCCCATACAAATACAAGGGAAACCTCCTTCGCATTTTTCTCCATTAGAAAAGAATATGGACCCAAATGCTTGTGGTACTTGCCATACGGAACAATTCCGAAATTGGCAAAATAGTTTTCATGCAAAATCCATTGGCAAAGGTTTTTTATGGCAGAAAGAAATTCTAAAATCTGAAGAATTCAAATCTTGTTTCCACTGCCACTCACCTCTTCCTGAAACTAAATCAGAACTTTCG from Leptospira bourretii encodes the following:
- a CDS encoding rhodanese-like domain-containing protein; the protein is MKLKYLTIFTVLFIHILGCKGLPEYLFLPQSMKLDLTPFLFRVYSPGELATLSNSDYNANESGLITSSKFSRFLSNWSNNRPVGVSGNLVVFQIQTSGVTSGRYVFFDGKQSFAYPIANLPDLLTDTRDDGVLSIDGVVPKGKKISDFFAIYGIDPAIDYVVFAQDTSSLTNLSSATFAYYSLLYWGFPKERLAILNGSIADLTVAGSIFTTPSYTYANSNRAGSIKTLYRDHTVLQLTIGDLIHAVKNGNTNLEEVDPIPAEGFFLIDGRPNASYTGTTNSTAAGSKYANCTAKTNSTFVTNTCVVTYEGRVKSATNLIPTDLYDGTTFQFKSFAQLQTYLNNTGYPTNKQIYVYGEDANKGSLAWFVLHQILGNPTRLYEGGWKQFGALGLRTPPSGTSPSAITQPASYWRTDIVTLSESNTTNADNNVPNYQLDISRQYSKTANKLRTEDKAFLRGTSTGGSSGGSGGAPSGGGGNACGG